The DNA window ACTAGAAGCGACGTTCGTCGTCCTCATCCTTGCGGTCGTCTTCGGACTGTCCACCGACTACGAAGTCTTCCTGATGTCGCGAATGGTCGAAGCACGAACTGCAGGAGCGACGACCGAGGAAGCGGTGATCATCGGCGCTCAACGCACTGGACGCATCGTGACAGCCGCTGCCCTGATCCTCATCATCGTCACCGGCGCGTTCACTATCTCCAACCTGTCGATCATGCGGTTCCTCGGTGTCGGCATGATCCTCGCACTGATCATCGACGCCACCATCATCAGAATGCTGCTGGTTCCGTCGCTGGTGAAACTCATGGGCGAGGCGAATTGGTGGGCTCCCGCCTGGATGAAAAAGGTGCACGCGAAGGTCGGGATCGGGCATTAGTTGGGCCCCCGGGGTGACCGACAGTCTGTTTCGGTCACCCCGGGAGCCGATCGCGGAGTGAGCGAATGTCTGTTTCGGTCACACCGGGGCCCAACGCGCACCTTCCAGCGAACGCGCACCTTGCATGCCGCTGCAACCTGCGCACCCGCAGAAACCTGCGCGTTCAGGCCGACCACACCACGAATCGCAGCGAATGTCTCTTTCGGTCACCTCACGAGGCCTAGCCTCACAACTTACTTTGGAGTAAGTTGGCGGATATGGCGAACTACATCGTTACCGGCGGTACGGGCTTCCTCGGCCAGAACGTGATCCCTCTTCTACTGGAGCGCGATCCGGATGCAGAGGTCCACGTCCTGGTTCGGCAACAGTCGATCGCCAAGCTCGAACAGCAGGCCGCAGCACTCGCCGGCAAGGATCGGATCCACCCGCTCGTCGGAGATCTCACCGAACCCGGCCTCGGGCTGAGGGAAACACCTCGCGCTGTCGATCACATCGTCCACCTCGGCGCCATCTACGACATGACCGCCGGAGACGAACAAGCGACAACCAATGTCGATGGCACCCGAGCCGTCGTCGAGCTCGCGGTTCGCACTGGCGCGAGGCTCCACCACATCTCCTCGATCGCCGTCGCCGGGGACTACTCCGGAACGTTCACCGAGAACGATTTCGACAATGGGCAAGGTTTCCCGACGGCATATCACCGGACCAAGTTCGAGTCCGAAGAGATCGTTCGCGAGTCGGCGACCGACTGGCGGGTCTACCGGCCGTCGGCAATACTGGGCCACTCGGAAACCGGGGCGATCGACAAGATCGACGGCCCGTATTTCTTCTTCCCGTTCTTCGCCGAACTGGCCAAACTTCCGTCTACGCTTCCCATCACAGTTCCCGACATCGGATCCACCAACCTGGTTCCAGTCGACTACGTCGCGGCCGCCATTGTCGAGTTGATCCACCGGAACCCGCTGGGACAGCGTGTTTTTCATCTGGTCAACCCTGAGCCGCAATCGATGCGCGAGGTCTACAGCGCATTCAGTGCTGCTGCGGGGTCGAAAGCAAAGGTTGTCGGAATTCCCGGCGCGATCGCTGCACCGGTCGTCGCCCCGCGTCGGGGAGCTCTTCGCAATGGCCGCAACGCGCTGCTGTCGCGGTTCGGGGTGCCGCCGGTCATGCTCGATCATCTGACTCTGCCGACCACTTTCGACTCGGTTACAACCCAGAATGCGTTGAGCGGCAGCGGCATAACTCCACCCCCACTCGCAACGTACGCAGACACCCTGTGGCGACATTGGCAGAAGCATCTCGACCCGAACCGAGCACGCCGTCGTGATCCTCGCGGGCCTCTGGTGGGGCGCCACATCGTCATCACCGGCGGGTCGTCGGGTATCGGCAAGGCCAGCGCCGAGTCAGCGGCCCGCAAGGGCGCCACTGTCATCCTGCTCGCTCGTGGCGCTGAACAGCTCGAGACCGTCGTGGCGGAAATTCGTTCCGACGGTGGTGACGCACACGGATATCCGTGCGATGTGACCGACAACGAATCGGTCGAACAGACAGTGAAAGCCATTGTGAGCGAACATGGTCACGTGGACATGCTCGTCAACAACGCCGGCCGGTCGATACGTCGATCCTTGTACAGGTCCACCGATCGCCTTCACGATTACGAACGCACCATGGCAGTCAACTACTTCGGTGCCGTGCGGTTGGTTCTCGCACTGCTTCCACACATGCGCGCGCGCCGTTTCGGGCACATCGTCAACGTCAGCAGCGCTGCGGTACAGGGACATACACCGCGATTCTCTGCGTACGTGGCCAGCAAGGCGGCACTCGATGCGTTTGCCGACGTGGCAGCAGCCGAAACACTGTCCGATGGAATCACCTTCACCACCATCCACATGCCGCTCGTCGCGACGCCGATGATCACGCCGTCCGGCGACAAGAATGTCGGCCCGGTCGTATCAGCAGAAAAAGCTGCGGCGATGGTAGTGCGTGCGCTGATCGACAGACCGAAGAGAATCGATACACCGCTCGGCACACTGGGGCAATTCAGCAGCATCTTCACGCCCAAGGGCAAGGATCGCACGATGCACCAGTTCTACCGTCGGTTCCCTGATTCCGCGGCAGCCAAGGGCGAACAACCCACCGAGCCGGTCGAGACCGACTTCATGCCGACCAGAAAGTACGATTCCTCGACACCATCTGCACGGGCAGCCAAGCTGGCGCGCCGACTGGGCCGGTTGGTTCCCGGTACGAACTGGTGATGGTGCGCGACAACGCCCTCGCCCAGACTCGACCGAATCCGATTCCGAGGTAGCCGAACGTGCCGAGTGCCAGTATCCACTTGGCGATGCTGACTGCCGTTGTTGCGCGCACCACGCGATCGGTGATGTGCCCGGGATGATCGAGAAGGTGTAGGCCGACGATGTTCTCCACGTAATCTCCTGCCGCAGAGACGACCGGGGCGACCTCGAGCGCACAAGTCACCGCGGGCGACAGGTCGGTCGACTTCCCCAAGCGGGAGGCCCCGGCTCGTAGCGCTGCGGCATAGATTGCCGGATGGATGAAGTCCGGGTAGTAGTGACTGCGGAATCGAGCTGTGTCGACCTCGTCCATACTGCCGATGATCTGCCTGTAGCGGTCGGCCGACCATGCCGTCTGCACTTCGAGAACACGAGGTGCGGCCGGTCCGAGCAGTCGGACGATAGTCGCCTGCGAGACAACGAAAGCCGTCGACCAGGCAATGAGCGGAATGTCCCGAGTAGTCAGTCCCATACGTCGATAGTAAGACATCGACAGATTCAGCTGTCGCGCATCAGGAACGGCAGCACCACGGCTTCGAAGTCCGAATACTTGTCACGATGAATACTGTGACCGGTTTCGAACGACACAACCGAGCATTCGTCGATCGCCGCGACCATCGAATCGAGTCGCACCGGATCCACCATCCCACCAGGTCCGCCACGAAGTACGAGAGTCGATGCTCGAATTTCCGAAAGCCTGCCCCACCACACCGCATTCGGCCGTCGAAACTGGGCGATCGCGGGTGACGTCATGGAACGGTCGTAGGCGAAGACAGCGCGTGGGTGTCTGATGATGCTCGTAGCTGCATGCCACAATGCACCGGGACTCGGCAACCGCCTTGTGAATGTCGGTGTCTCGTCACCATCCTTGATGGGTATCGGCATCTCCTCGATCACGAGAGAGCGAACTATCGACGGCCTGTCCTGTGCAACTACTGTCACTGCGTAGCCGCCGAGCGAATGCCCGACGAGATCCACCGCCGTCAGCTTCAGATGGTCGAGCACCGCCGCCACGTCTCGTCCGAAGGCGTCGAACGCGTAGTCGGTCGTATGCGCGCTTCGGCCATGACCACGAAGGTCGATGGAGACGACACGACGACCAGCCGCCGTCAATGCGGCCGCGAACCGATCCCACGTCCCACTGTCGCCGCCCATGCCGTGCACCAGAACGACCGGGCAGGAATCGCGCCGGCTGTCGACGCCGGCGGTGTCCCGGAATGCAATACGGACGCCGTCGACGTCGAGTTCGGCCACTTCCACGGTCATGGGTCCAGGTTAGAGCGAAGCCTGGGGATCGACCTGCGCCCGGGGTCACTCGTAGATACCTTCGACCCGCCAACCGTCGTCGTCGTAGATCAACAGCAGTGCGCGGCTTTCCTCGATCAACACCTGCACACGTGCACCCTGTGTGCCTATCGTCGGGTCCCACCAGCGCTCGTCGAGCGGCCACGGCCCTGCCCAACCGCTGAGCATCCAGTTCTTGCTGCCCCAGCGAAGCACTGTGGGTCGGCTGTCGAAGCCGCCACGCTCATCGATTCGTACTCCGTTGCCGCTGCTGTTTTCCAGCATCACCCGAGGAGATGCGTCGAGCACAGCGGCAGGTGCTGGTTGCGGCAGCCTTCCCGGCCACGGAGCAGACGGGTCGGACAGCGGGACCAACTCGTCACCCAGGCTGCGCAGAGTCACACGTTCGACCGGTCCCCTGCCTCCACTCAGCACACCGATCTTCACCGCATCACCACCGAGAAGACCCTGCACCCGTACCAGCGCTCGCTTTGCCCGTTCCTCTTCGTCCCCGACGCTTCCCCACAGGCCCAGCTGAAGCTCCCCCGCAGCAACGACTTCCACCGGTTCCAATCGAAGCGTCGTGATGCCTGCTGTCGGACGTCTCTCGCTGCGACCGGTCAGCCACCCGTCGAGCTGCCACCGAACCCGATCAGCAGTCCCTTCCGGAGTCAGCGGTTCTGCGCACCGCCATATGCGTGAGAGGTTCTCCCCGTTTCCTGTCGACGCATGGACGAGAAGACGAGTGCAGGCCACCGCCGCCGCCGCAAGCTTGGTATGTAGCCTTTCCGCCATCCCTCGGCCGGCGAACGCCGCTGCGTCGACACGATCGATCGGCGGGTCACACGCGTACTCCACGTTCAGATCCGGTGGCAGATTCCTCGCCGACGGCGGTCGTTCAGCCTCACCCCTCGCACTCCGATGGGCCAGCACCGCGTCCGTTCCGAATCTGGATGCCACATCACCTGGAGTGAGTGCAGCGAAATCCCCGATGGTGCGCAGACCCAGTCGTCGGAGCAGATCGATCAGGTTCTCGCGATCTGCCGCTGCAAGGCTCGGCTCGGCTGCAAGTTCCGAGACCGGTAGTGGCGCGAGATAGTGTGCACCTCCTCCTCTCGGAACGATCGCCGCATGTCTGGCTGCGATGACTGCTGTCGACAACTCGTCGGCGATTCCGATCTGGCATTCGACCCCTGCGCTCGCGGCCTGATCTATCAAACGCTCCGCGGCTTTGTGCTCGGATCCGAAATACCTGCTCACCCCTCGGGCACCGAGAATCAACAAGCCCGGCCGCAGCACCTCGACTCCCGGTGCAATTGCGTCGACAGCTGCGGCAACCGGTTCGAACAATCGCCCGTCTCGATCTGAATCCGCGGTTGCCACATGAACTTCGGGGCAGCGCGCTTGGGCCTCACGTTTACGAAGTCCGCGTCGCACACCCTCCGCACGCGCCGGAGCGGAACAGGCGATCACACGATTGGCCGATACGACCGCCACCGGACTCGTCGCCGGAAGATCTGCGACGGCGGCTGCCGCCACGGCCGGCCAGTCCGGGCACCAGAGTGCAACAACCCGGCTCATGCCAGTACCGCAATCCTGTCGGTAGGACGAATGCCTGCAGCGACACCCAGCGGAACTTCGAACCATTCGATCCGACCGTGCTCGGATCGAAGATCGAAACACGTACGGCGAGGACGCATCGCTTTACCCTGCGCGCGCACTTCCAATCGCAGAGTGCGCAACCTGCCCCGACCGGCCTGCTCTCCGGTCCCTACTCCACCGACACTGCGCACAGCGGCGTCGAGTCGCAGGTCGACACCGTCCCAGTGTCCATCCGCGACCAGCAACGACGCACCTTTGCTTCGAGCGCGCGCGACTACGGCACGCGCCCGTGACGGAGGCACGGAACGGCCGCCGAGACCCAATACGACGAGATCCAAACCGTCGAGAAGGATGGCCGCCACCTCTACCGGATCCTCACCGGGATCGGGTACGACGGCCAGCCGATTCAATTCGGCACCCATCTCGGCTGCAGCCAGCAACCCGAACCGCGGTTGCCCGACTACCGCCACATAGCCGCCGGACGCCGTGACCGATGCGACCAGACCGAGCATCAGTGACCCTGCACCCGAGATCCCAGTCACCGACCCTCTGGCAAGACCTCGGTGTGGGAGCAGAGTCGCGAGTGCGTCGGGAACAGCCAACACTGCCTTGGCAGGTGACTGATCTTGTCGTTCGTTGTCCTCTTCCCTCTCGCTGCTTTCTTCCTCTTCGGCCGACGGCGCCGGACAGGAGAGGGAACGCACCTCACCCCGCGAGGGAACCCCCGCCATACGTCGCCGAAGATAGGCGACTCTCTCCGGTAGTGACATATCGTCGAGAGAGACGTTCGGAACATGTGGAGCATCGGCAGGAACAGACATACTTTTCCTCCCCGGTGAATCGACGAAATCGGTACACGAGCCCGCTCGCAAGACGACCGGGAAGTTTCGTCTTCGAACAGACTTTCGAACATGCTCCAGTAAAGCCGCTCTACCGGCCATCGTCAAGATGGCGCTGAAGCCCCAGGTGGAGACCTCGGAGTCACCGCCGGGTCACCGTCGTGGGCAGTGACGCTCACTGTCCACTAACCTGTGGTCGTGACAGAGCAGCAGCGCACCGCACGGGTCGTCGGACCCGACTACCTACTCGCCGGCAGGTACCGTCTCGCCTACAAGCTCGGGGGTGGCGGAATGGGCGCGGTCTGGCTTGCGCAGGACACACTCATGGGCCGCAAAGTGGCAGTCAAGCAGGTCACGTCGACGGCGAATCTGAGCGACAAGGCCGCTCGAGAGGTTCGCAATCGGGCCATGCGCGAAGGACGGATAGCCGCCAGGTTGTCGAGTCCGCACGCCATCGCAATGCACGATGTCGCCATCGAGGGCGGCGAACCGTGGCTCGTCATGGAGTACATGCCCTCGCGCTCCCTTGCGCAAGCGCTCAACACCACCGATTCGCTACCACCCTACGAAGTAGCTCAGGTCGGTGCGCAGGTCGCCGACGCTCTCACCGAAGCGCACGAAGCGGGAATAGTGCACCGCGACATCAAGCCCGGCAATATCCTCATCGCCGACCGCGGACGCACGCTCGGCATCGTCAAGATAAGTGACTTCGGCATCTCCCGCGCGAAAGGTGATGTCGAGGAATCGGACTCCTCGGTCATCACAGGGACACCGGCGTACTTCGCACCCGAGGTCGCGCGCGGCCAGGATCCCACCGAAGCGAGCGACGTGTTCTCGCTCGGCGCGACGCTGTACACCGCGATCGAAGGTAGGCCTCCGTTCGACATCGACCAGGACTCCATCGCACTGCTTCACCGGGTGGCGCGAGGCCAGATCATCACCCCCACCAGATCCGGCGATCTCACCCCTGCGTTGCTGCACATGCTGGAGCCTGATCCGGCCCGCCGACCGACGATGTCGCAAGCTCGCGACGAGATCATCAGAGGGGCAATCAGCCCCCACGGAACCATTGCTCAGCTCCGTGGGGTACCCCTCACCGCATCCGACGGCGGCGTGCCGACCTGGGCTCACAGGTCGACTCCGGTGGCCGAAAAACGCAGGCCTTCACGAGAATTCGGCAGCACAATCGCCGGACTTCCAGCCGTCCGCTCCAGTGGGCTGGGCGAGGATCACACCCCCAAGGCCTACTCTCCACCGCCATTCGATGCGCCGAAGAAGAAGAACCCACTCGACACGGTGCTGGACCTGATCGACGACGTCGTGGGCGACAAGGTCGACGTCTCGCCCGCGATCGTCCTCGCGGTGCTCGTCGGTCTTGTGCTTCTGCTCCTCGTCGCGCTGATCGTTGTCATCTAGTTGCTTCGTGTACGTGAACGAAAATACATAGCCCGTCCTGCATTTTCGTTCACATGCCGCGGAGCGGCCTGGACTCGAAGACAGCGATGGCGATCTGGACTCGATTGGCGCAGTCGAGCTTGGACAGAATTCGAGAGACGTAAGTCTTGACCGTGGCGATGCTCATGTAGAGATGTGCGCTGATCTCTGCGTTCGACAACCCCTGGGAGACGGCGATTGCCACTTCCAGCTCCCGCGTAGTCAGAACGTCCAGCGAGTTCTCGCGCGGATTCGAGCGCGAATCGTGTTCACGCCACGCAGAGACCAACCTTCCGACGGCAGACGGTGACAGCATCGACTCTCCGTCGCTCACCTTCTTGACTGCATCGATGATGTCCCGAGGTGGTGTGTCCTTGAGCAGAAACCCGTTGGCCCCCAACCTGAGGGCACGTAGAAGATACTCGTCCGTGTCGAACGTGGTCAGCACGAGGACGGCCGGGGAGGCGACATCCGATTTCAAGATTTCGGTCGCAGACAACCCGTCCATCACCGGCATGCGAATATCCATCAGCACCACATCTGGCTGCAGGGCACGAGTGTCAATGGCCAAGATGAAGTCCCCACTGGTGGCCAAGTACCCGTGCGTTGACTTCTGCGCACCAGATCTTCGCGGCCGCGTTCGCGGCGTGGACATCGACGGTGGTGCCGGCAACGGCCGCTTCGGTGAGCAACGGGACGGCGAGATCTCGTTGGGCGTAGCCGACGAGGTTCTCCACCACACCTTTCGATTGTGGATCGTTGGCGTGGCAGAAGTCCGGCGCGAACCCATAATGGGTGGCGAACCGGACGTAGTCCGGGGTTGGAATGACGACGTTCGCGACGACACCGCCCTTGAGGCATGCCATGCGGTCGGCGAGGACTTTCGCCGGGACACCGCCGACCGCGGCGAGCGCTTCTGCGATCAATGCCATTGTCGTGGTTAATCTCTCGTCGGTCGCGAACGCTACGAACCGCCAGCGGGAGTAGGCCATGACAGCGCAGAACAGGTGCAGACCGCCGATGGTGGCCCAGTCGATGACCAGGTAATCGCCCGGCGCCCACACCGCGGGGCGGCGGCCGCGGTGATGCGCGGCCTTCCATTTCGCTTTCTCCTCGGCGACCAGGCGGCGGAAGTTGCGGTCCGAGCCGTCGTAGCCGGCAGTGCGGGCGATCGGCAGAATCCGTTTCGCGGAGATCCTGCCTTGGGATTTTTCGACGCGTTCGGTGACCAACTCGGTCACGGCGTCGTAGTTGTGTTCACGTTCGACGCGGGCGGCAGGAGTCTGGCCTGCGTGTTCGGCTTCGAATCGTTCGACGGTGCGTCTGACGGTCTTGTGGGTGGTGCCGCACAGTTCGGCGGTTGCGCGGTACGACCCGACTTGGTTGTAGGTGGAAATGATGTCCATACGGTCCCTCGCAGACTTCAATGGAACTCCCCGGGTGGTGCGGTGTGTGGTTGGCACCTTCACCGTCACCGCTCGGGCCAAAAGTTCCTGATCGACACGACGAACACGGGGTGGGGACTTTTAGTTGGCCACCAGTGGGGACCTCGACCTGGCCACCAGTGGGTACTTTTTCATGGCCACGGACAACGAGCCACCCGAAGGCCCTCGTCGCCATCTGCTGCCTCACCCACGACCCTGATTCCGCTGTCCGACTGCAGAATCAGCGACAAACCGGATCGAACGAGTGCATCGTCGTCGACGATAAGCAAGTCGATCATGCGGGCCACGGCAACCATGCCTCCAGAACATATACAGTCGAATCCTCTCCGACTCTGACCCCGTGCTCGAGTCGACCACCCGACAACGTCAGTCGCTCGGTCAGGCCTATCAATCCAGAATGAGAACCAGGCACGTCGGATGGACGGTTCCCGAACGCGTTGGTCACCGACACCCTCGCATCACCGCCCTCGATCCACATCCGTACCGAGACATCGGATCCCGGGGCATGTTTACTCGCGTTGGTGAGTCCCTCCTGCACGACTCGAAAGACGTTTCGGCTCGATGTAGCCGGAACCATCCGATCGGAGGACAAGGTGTCTTCGAATTCCACCCGAACCCCCGCTGCTCGTATCTCGTCGATCAAACCGGGTATGTCTGCGACGGAAGATCCTGGCCTCGTCGGCGGTGAATCCTCGTCCGATCTGAGGACTCCGAGTATTTCACGCAAGTCGTCGAGCGCGCCGTGAGCGCTGGCTCTGATCGTCGCCGCAATGGCCTCGATCTCTGCTCTGTCCGCGTCTGCGCAGACCTCCAACGCCCCCGCGTGCAAACTGACCATCGAAATGCGATGAGCGAGCGCATCGTGCATTTCGCGCGCGATCCGCTCGCGCTCCTGTCCTCGCACTCGATCAGCACGTTCGAGCGCCGCCGCTTCTGCCTTGTCCGCACGATCTCGCAACGAGTCGATCACCTCTCGACGCGCTTTGACGACCATGCCCCACGCAATCGGAATACTCGACAGGGCAACACTCAGAATCAGTGTCGCGTAGAAGGATTGTCCGGACTCGAAGACCTTCAGCCAGAATGCGGACACGACCAAATGGACGGCCGCGACACCGACCGCCATCCTCCACGATCGACGTGAGGCGACCGTGTACACGGCGACGAGCCCGGCACCACCGACTGCGTCGGTGACCAACATCGGCACAGCGATGACCAACGCAATTGCCACCGGCCAACGTCGCCTCCACCACAGCGACGCTGCCGCTGCCATAGAAAGTGTAACTACCAGAGCGATTCTCGGGCCCGACAGCGACTCGGGTAGCTCCGCAACGACCAGCCCTGAGATCGCGAGGGCCAGCACGATTCCGCCGATGTCGAAGAAGCGGTCTCGCCGGCTGATCGACGGTCTCACGCGCGCACCAACGGTCGCCAGTACTGTTTGTTCTTTCTGTCTCGCACCACAATTCCGAGCCTGTCCAGTTCGACACGTAGTTCCGACGCATCCGAACGGGACTTCTTCTCCAACGCTTTCTCGCGCGCACGCATCACAGCGTTGATCTCCGCGGGGAGCAACGGTGTCCCCGACACCCAGCGCTGATACAGATTCTCGTACGGGTCGCCGTCGGTGAACGAGTAACCGTGCGAGGTGAACACCCGTTCCACCGCCTGGGCTTTCTCCTCGATCGGAGCACGGACGACCTGTCGTGACGATGAATCGAGCACCACGAGTTCCTTACCGTCCACGAACACCGTCGCGGCCTCGGACCGGTGGAACTCTGCGGTCTCACCGTCTCGAGTCACACGAAACCCCGACTCCGCGACGACCACCCGGAGGCTCTCGTACAACGCGAATGCCACGAACGCAGCACCGAGAACCACGCCGACAGCCGCAAGAACGTACTGCGCCCACCAACTCGACCACGTGGCCACGAGTTCGAACGGGCCCTGAAACGGTATCCATGCCAGCGTCGTCACCCATGATGCGAGGGACGGGAGAAAGAACCCGAGCGTACCACCGACCAGGGGTGCAACTACGCCGAGAAACACACGGTCACCGGTCGAGAGCCACAGAACCGACTCATTCTTGTTCGCCATGCTCACAACGCTAGCCAGCTGAACAACAACCCAACAGTCTCCGAAAGTCTACGGAGCTCGCTGCTGTCAATCGATACGCCGATTGTGAGCCCATCGGGTCAGCGCATTCCGGTTCGATTGCTGTGTCTTCCTGAGCACGTTCGACGCGTGGGTTTCGACGGTCTTGACCGAGATGAACAGGTCCTCGGCGATCTCACGATAGGTATACCCACGTGCCAACAGCCGCAAGACCTCGAGCTCACGAGGAGTCAGCGAATCGAGTTCCGGATCGAGCGGGGGTTCCGGTGCTGCCGACTTCCCGGTGAACGAGTCGAGTACGAACCCTGCCAGGCGCGGCGAGAACACCGCGTCTCCCCCGGCGACGCGTCGAACACCGTCGGCCAGTTCGGATCCGGAGATGGTCTTGGTGACATACCCACGCGCGCCTGCGCGGATGACGGCGATGACGTCCTCGGCGGCGTCGGACACCGACAGGGCAAGGCATACCGGACCGGCCCCGATCCGACCGAGCACTGCGACGCCACCTCCGTCGGGCATATGCACGTCGAGCAGTACGACATCAGGTTTCGTCGCAGCGATTCCGGCTACGGCATCGGCGACACCTCCTGCTTCCCCCACCACTTCGATGTCGCTCTCACGTCCGAGTTCGGCTCGTACACCGGAACGGAACACTGCATGATCGTCGACGAGAAAGACACGGAAGGTGTCGGTCACCTTGGCTGCTCCTGCGGTATCGGTTGCTCAGTGGTCTTCACGCGTGCTGCATGAGTATCTTCTACGACAGTGCGGGGCATCAGAATTCGAACCTCCGTCCCTTTGCCTACCTGCGAGCGTACCGACACCTCCCCTCCGCGGCGTTCGATTCTTCCCCGAATCGAACGGGTAAGGCCCTGTCTGTCCAGCGGAACGAGGTTCTCGTCGAAGCCTGTTCCTCTGTCTCGGACGAAGACCGTCACCTTGTCCGGTTCGGTCTCGGCGAACAAATCGATATTGGTCTCACCGGAATGTTTCGCGGCGTTGACGAGCGCTTCACGGGTCGCGCCGAGCAACGCGGTGAAATGCTCACGCTGCAACCCCGAAGTGGAGTCGTCTCCCGACAGCTGTACGTCACCGACCGTGATGGGTCTGACCGTGACTCCGTGCTGATCCTCGACCTCGCCCGCGATGGTCTTGAGCGCTTCGGCAAGTGAGGAGTGGTCGGGATCTCCACCTTCGAACAACCACTTACGGAGTTCGCGTTCCTGACCGCGTGCCAGTCGCATCACTTCCTGTGGTTGATCGGATTGCTTCTGTATCAACGCCAGCGTCTGCAACACCGAGTCGTGGAGATGCGAGGCGATCTCTTCTCGCTCTTCGTTGCGAATTCGAGCCGAACGCTCGGAATTCAAGGTGCGCCACATCCGCAACCATAGCGGAACAGTGAGTAGAGCAGCACCGACGAGGGTGACGATGACGGCCAGCAACGACGAACGGACAGAGGCTATATCGACACGCGCCAGCACCACGACGCCGAGGCCGAGCACGATGAGAGTCGCGCCGCCGACGACTCGAGCCCAACTCAGC is part of the Rhodococcus sovatensis genome and encodes:
- a CDS encoding response regulator transcription factor, whose translation is MTDTFRVFLVDDHAVFRSGVRAELGRESDIEVVGEAGGVADAVAGIAATKPDVVLLDVHMPDGGGVAVLGRIGAGPVCLALSVSDAAEDVIAVIRAGARGYVTKTISGSELADGVRRVAGGDAVFSPRLAGFVLDSFTGKSAAPEPPLDPELDSLTPRELEVLRLLARGYTYREIAEDLFISVKTVETHASNVLRKTQQSNRNALTRWAHNRRID
- a CDS encoding PspC domain-containing protein translates to MHPVNPLPSSAGPESVVFHRRGGGRIVGGVAGGLSDHLGVDVFKVRVAFVLLAVMAGAGIFAYGLLWMFTPTGSDVDRPSATERQRALGLAALGLGLAAGLAWLLDGTAASALVPIVVVVVGAALVWREFDSDGPRSILGMPKKPTVLSWARVVGGATLIVLGLGVVVLARVDIASVRSSLLAVIVTLVGAALLTVPLWLRMWRTLNSERSARIRNEEREEIASHLHDSVLQTLALIQKQSDQPQEVMRLARGQERELRKWLFEGGDPDHSSLAEALKTIAGEVEDQHGVTVRPITVGDVQLSGDDSTSGLQREHFTALLGATREALVNAAKHSGETNIDLFAETEPDKVTVFVRDRGTGFDENLVPLDRQGLTRSIRGRIERRGGEVSVRSQVGKGTEVRILMPRTVVEDTHAARVKTTEQPIPQEQPR